A genomic window from Psychrilyobacter piezotolerans includes:
- a CDS encoding aminoglycoside N(3)-acetyltransferase, whose protein sequence is MSEKNIIDKTEMPVTKKSISEDLKNLGIEKGDILLVHSSLSSLGWICGGAQTVIMSLLDAVGEEGSVVMPTHSGDWSDPVEWGNPSVPEKWHKIIYDNMPAYDPDLTPTRGMGGIPELFRTFPNVIRSSHPQGSFCASGKFKEKIAGNHPLTPQFGMGSPLGALYNLDKTKVLLLGVGYDSCTSFHLGETLIGNKVNISRTGSAIYEKGKRTWKWFEDYEYNSDDFSKLGKAFEGRHKVTKKTVGNAECRLFSLREAVDFSKEWLLKNR, encoded by the coding sequence ATGAGTGAAAAAAATATAATAGATAAAACTGAGATGCCTGTCACAAAAAAATCTATATCTGAAGATTTGAAGAATTTGGGGATAGAAAAAGGTGATATATTATTAGTTCATTCTTCTCTCTCTAGTTTAGGATGGATATGCGGAGGGGCACAAACTGTAATAATGTCTCTGCTAGATGCCGTAGGAGAAGAAGGAAGCGTGGTAATGCCAACTCACAGTGGAGATTGGAGTGATCCTGTTGAATGGGGAAACCCGTCTGTACCTGAAAAATGGCATAAAATAATCTATGATAATATGCCGGCTTATGATCCCGATCTCACTCCTACAAGGGGAATGGGAGGGATTCCGGAACTATTTAGGACTTTTCCTAATGTTATACGGTCAAGTCATCCCCAAGGGTCATTTTGTGCCAGTGGAAAATTTAAGGAAAAGATTGCAGGAAATCATCCACTGACTCCTCAATTTGGAATGGGATCACCCTTAGGAGCCCTATATAATTTAGATAAAACCAAGGTTTTATTGCTGGGAGTGGGTTATGATTCCTGCACCAGCTTTCATCTGGGAGAAACTCTTATAGGAAATAAAGTAAATATAAGTAGAACGGGATCAGCAATTTATGAAAAAGGTAAAAGAACCTGGAAATGGTTTGAGGATTATGAATATAATTCAGATGATTTTTCGAAACTTGGGAAAGCATTTGAAGGTAGGCATAAAGTAACAAAAAAAACTGTAGGAAATGCAGAATGCAGGTTATTTTCTTTAAGGGAAGCAGTGGATTTTTCTAAAGAATGGCTGTTAAAAAATAGGTAA
- a CDS encoding glycosyltransferase family 2 protein: MMVTVLMPVYNAGEFLREAMDSILNQTYEEFEFLIINDGSTDSSVNIIESYEDERIKLVHNTENMGLIKTLNKGIEIARGKYIVRMDADDIAETNRIETQVNFMESNDDVAVAGSNGVIFLSDKPMIKKPTDFPIRYTEIRCRLLFESPIMHPAVIMRKNVLLENNYRYRDEYKDTEDYGLWVEIAKDHKIVNIPKKLLRYRIVSSSMTNQALKKMSDRIRVMKKIYILGLDYLGVEYSEDELDIHAEIALSSTLKHFQYTKRSVEKWLHKLIAANNFIGRYKSEIFNREIAEQYFNVCVYNGTYVDYKNSKFANYNPKSFFTYMKLKSAVRIKQMVR, encoded by the coding sequence ATGATGGTAACAGTATTAATGCCTGTATATAATGCAGGTGAATTTTTAAGGGAAGCAATGGATAGTATTTTAAATCAAACTTATGAGGAATTTGAGTTTTTGATAATAAATGACGGGTCTACAGATTCAAGTGTAAATATAATTGAGTCCTATGAAGATGAAAGGATAAAATTAGTTCATAACACCGAGAATATGGGACTTATAAAGACTCTGAATAAAGGGATAGAGATAGCTCGTGGGAAATATATTGTCAGGATGGATGCCGATGATATAGCAGAAACAAATAGGATAGAAACACAAGTAAATTTTATGGAAAGTAATGATGATGTTGCAGTGGCAGGATCCAATGGGGTAATATTTTTATCCGATAAACCTATGATAAAAAAACCAACAGATTTTCCTATAAGATACACTGAAATCAGGTGCAGACTCCTCTTTGAAAGCCCCATAATGCATCCAGCTGTAATAATGAGAAAAAATGTGTTATTAGAAAATAATTATAGGTATAGGGATGAATATAAGGATACGGAAGATTATGGATTGTGGGTGGAGATAGCAAAGGATCATAAGATCGTAAATATTCCTAAAAAATTATTGAGATACAGGATAGTTTCCAGCAGTATGACCAATCAGGCACTAAAAAAGATGAGTGACAGGATAAGGGTAATGAAAAAAATATATATTCTGGGACTGGATTATTTAGGGGTTGAATATAGTGAAGATGAACTGGATATCCATGCAGAGATAGCTCTCTCTTCTACTTTAAAACACTTTCAGTATACTAAAAGAAGTGTTGAAAAATGGCTGCATAAATTAATAGCTGCAAACAATTTTATCGGAAGATATAAGTCAGAAATTTTTAATAGAGAGATAGCGGAACAGTATTTTAACGTCTGTGTATACAATGGAACCTATGTAGATTATAAGAATAGTAAATTTGCTAACTATAATCCTAAGAGTTTCTTTACGTATATGAAGTTAAAGAGTGCTGTCAGGATAAAACAGATGGTAAGGTAA
- the hslO gene encoding Hsp33 family molecular chaperone HslO has translation MGKLLRGSSKNARFFIVDTKDIVQEALDIHKCSPTAIKAFGRLLTGSVMMGATLKGDDLLTIRTNTDGLLNQMLVTNDAKGNVKGYLSNPEVDLELKDGEIPKVGDLVGRGTLTVIKDMGLKEPYVGVSQMVNGEIGEDIAYYYYTSEQTPSVVVLGVSLGPDMRVKNAGGYMIQLLPDASDNFITKLEAKIKAMRPMTELLAGGMSLKRIAKLIYEDMDSENDLALIEDYNIYEEKKISYECNCNKDKFYKGLITIRREELEEIFTEKPELEVECHFCRKKYSFTKDELLG, from the coding sequence ATGGGGAAATTATTAAGAGGTTCAAGTAAAAATGCAAGATTTTTTATAGTTGATACAAAGGATATAGTACAGGAAGCATTGGATATCCACAAATGCAGTCCTACTGCAATCAAAGCTTTTGGAAGATTATTGACAGGATCAGTTATGATGGGTGCAACTCTGAAGGGAGATGACTTATTAACCATAAGAACGAATACAGATGGTTTATTAAATCAAATGTTAGTTACCAATGATGCCAAGGGGAATGTAAAAGGTTACCTGAGTAATCCAGAAGTTGATTTAGAGTTAAAAGATGGGGAAATACCCAAGGTTGGAGATTTAGTTGGGAGAGGGACGTTAACTGTGATAAAAGATATGGGGTTGAAAGAACCCTATGTAGGAGTATCACAAATGGTTAATGGTGAAATAGGAGAAGATATAGCTTATTATTACTATACATCGGAACAGACACCGTCGGTAGTGGTGTTAGGAGTATCATTAGGTCCTGATATGAGGGTAAAAAATGCCGGGGGATATATGATTCAATTGTTACCGGATGCCAGCGATAACTTTATTACAAAGTTGGAAGCTAAGATAAAAGCCATGAGACCAATGACTGAATTATTAGCAGGCGGTATGAGCTTAAAGAGGATAGCAAAATTAATTTATGAAGATATGGATTCGGAAAATGATTTAGCATTGATTGAAGATTATAATATCTACGAAGAAAAGAAAATCTCTTATGAGTGTAATTGTAATAAAGACAAGTTTTACAAGGGGTTAATTACAATAAGAAGGGAAGAGTTAGAGGAAATATTTACAGAAAAACCTGAATTAGAGGTAGAGTGTCATTTCTGCAGGAAAAAATATTCATTCACAAAAGATGAATTATTAGGATAG
- a CDS encoding 3'-5' exonuclease translates to MKILWYDTETTGLTENSAMFQISGVIEIDGEVKEEFDIFCKPHVGADISEQALEVTGISREQLDSFPPPKKAYEELVEIFSKYIDKFDREDKFIIAGQNVKFDIDVLNRFFKRNNDNYLGSFLNYKQVFDTLSVYTALEIADVVPKLENHKLETICKIMGVELSNAHNSLADIKATKEVGDKLLQGLRRIKKQKIKL, encoded by the coding sequence ATGAAAATACTGTGGTACGATACGGAAACAACTGGATTAACAGAAAACAGTGCTATGTTTCAGATATCTGGAGTGATAGAGATAGATGGTGAAGTAAAGGAGGAGTTTGATATCTTCTGTAAACCCCATGTGGGAGCAGATATATCGGAACAGGCCTTGGAAGTAACAGGAATAAGTCGTGAACAGTTAGATAGTTTTCCACCTCCTAAAAAAGCCTATGAGGAGTTAGTAGAAATTTTTTCAAAATATATCGATAAATTCGACAGAGAGGATAAATTTATCATTGCAGGGCAGAATGTAAAATTTGATATCGATGTACTGAACAGGTTTTTCAAGAGAAACAATGATAATTATCTGGGAAGTTTTCTTAATTATAAGCAGGTATTTGATACCCTCAGTGTATATACGGCATTGGAGATAGCAGATGTAGTACCTAAACTGGAGAATCATAAGTTGGAAACTATATGTAAAATCATGGGAGTAGAACTGAGTAATGCCCACAATAGTCTGGCCGATATAAAAGCTACCAAAGAGGTAGGGGATAAACTGCTGCAGGGGCTTAGGAGGATAAAAAAACAGAAGATTAAACTTTAA
- a CDS encoding mannose-1-phosphate guanylyltransferase, whose amino-acid sequence MLAAFIMAGGSGERFWPLSTKERPKQLLKLIDEDRSLIRMTVDRILPIIPADKIFIGTNAVQAEAIRMELPDLPYENIIVEPAFKDTAAAIGYGAVKIKEKLKDEKITMVVLASDHIIKNEDNFRKRILGAGEVAEETNSIITLGIKPNKPETGYGYIEVKEAYIGEPSKVIRFWEKPNLERAEEYVEAGNYLWNSGMFVMGIDMIMGSFEKYMPKHSKIFNAIAKLKEKNLEGEAESEELKTLFEKFQKISIDFGIMEKAKNIKVIPVDFGWNDVGSYPALDEVLEHNENGTVNRANELIEIGSKNNIIIGTKKIVATIGLEDLVVVETKDALLVCKKERAQDIKKVLKEIAEREKVN is encoded by the coding sequence ATGTTAGCAGCATTTATAATGGCAGGAGGATCTGGGGAAAGATTTTGGCCCCTGTCAACTAAGGAAAGACCTAAACAGTTGTTGAAATTAATAGATGAAGATAGAAGTTTAATCAGGATGACAGTAGACCGTATACTGCCAATCATACCAGCAGATAAAATATTTATAGGGACAAATGCTGTCCAGGCAGAAGCTATCAGGATGGAGCTGCCGGATCTGCCATATGAAAATATAATTGTGGAACCGGCATTCAAGGATACCGCTGCAGCTATTGGATACGGAGCAGTTAAGATAAAGGAAAAATTAAAGGATGAAAAGATTACCATGGTGGTCCTGGCTTCCGATCATATAATAAAAAATGAGGATAACTTCAGAAAAAGAATATTAGGAGCCGGTGAGGTAGCGGAGGAAACAAATTCCATCATCACATTGGGAATAAAGCCCAATAAACCCGAAACGGGGTATGGATATATAGAGGTAAAAGAGGCGTACATAGGGGAGCCCAGTAAGGTAATAAGATTTTGGGAAAAACCAAATCTAGAGAGGGCAGAGGAGTATGTTGAAGCCGGAAACTACCTTTGGAACAGCGGGATGTTTGTCATGGGAATCGATATGATTATGGGGTCCTTTGAAAAATATATGCCGAAGCATTCGAAAATTTTTAATGCAATAGCGAAATTAAAGGAGAAAAATTTAGAAGGGGAAGCTGAATCAGAGGAGCTTAAAACTTTATTTGAGAAGTTTCAAAAGATATCTATCGACTTCGGGATTATGGAAAAAGCTAAGAATATCAAAGTGATCCCTGTGGATTTCGGGTGGAACGACGTGGGAAGCTACCCTGCCCTGGATGAGGTGCTGGAACACAATGAAAACGGGACTGTGAACAGAGCCAACGAACTCATTGAGATCGGGAGTAAGAATAATATAATAATAGGGACGAAAAAAATAGTAGCTACAATAGGACTGGAAGACCTGGTGGTAGTAGAAACTAAAGATGCCCTCCTGGTGTGTAAAAAAGAGAGAGCCCAGGATATAAAGAAGGTGTTGAAGGAGATAGCGGAGAGGGAGAAGGTTAATTAA
- a CDS encoding M20 metallopeptidase family protein, translating into MEKITENMKKYRRNLHEIPELGYMEKKTQTYLLQEIKKMGYEPEIICGTGIYVYLDGNSKETYGFRTDMDALTILEETGVSYESKHTGLMHACGHDGHMATLLGFMDYLRGKKLKKNILIIFQPAEEGPGGAKDIVTSGILEKYNVVGIFGLHLFPKLEEGIIGCRAGGFMAKAAEINIVIRGKSGHGGQPHLGVDSIQAAGKMLEGFNLITSKFIAPFDPSIIAIGKIEGGTIRNIIPEVTRMEGTIRAFSTETFNFIVNKIRDIARGMELSYGVEIEIDLAEGYPPVINDREYYDVLEDVVRGEEKLKFQEIDPEMLAEDFGFYQEVSRGLFFFVGTKNEDLGYVESLHNSKFNFDEKVLENGLRVYRGICKKLGILD; encoded by the coding sequence GTGGAAAAAATAACAGAAAATATGAAGAAATACAGGAGAAATTTGCATGAAATCCCGGAATTGGGATATATGGAAAAAAAGACCCAAACTTACCTGCTCCAAGAGATAAAAAAGATGGGGTATGAGCCCGAGATAATTTGCGGAACCGGAATCTATGTCTATCTGGATGGAAATTCCAAGGAAACCTATGGGTTCAGGACGGATATGGATGCTTTAACTATTTTAGAAGAAACGGGAGTTTCTTATGAGTCTAAACACACGGGACTCATGCATGCCTGCGGGCATGACGGTCATATGGCAACCCTATTGGGGTTTATGGATTATTTAAGGGGGAAAAAATTAAAGAAAAATATCTTAATAATTTTTCAGCCTGCCGAGGAAGGACCGGGAGGAGCCAAAGATATTGTAACTAGTGGAATTTTAGAAAAATATAATGTTGTGGGGATCTTCGGACTTCATCTCTTTCCTAAGCTGGAGGAAGGAATAATCGGCTGCAGAGCAGGGGGATTTATGGCCAAGGCAGCCGAGATCAATATAGTTATCAGAGGAAAGAGCGGTCATGGGGGACAGCCTCATTTGGGAGTGGATTCCATCCAGGCAGCCGGGAAGATGCTGGAAGGGTTTAATCTGATTACCTCAAAATTTATAGCTCCCTTTGATCCCAGTATAATAGCCATAGGGAAAATAGAGGGGGGAACCATAAGGAATATCATTCCGGAAGTTACCCGGATGGAGGGGACTATCAGGGCTTTTTCTACAGAGACCTTTAATTTTATCGTAAATAAAATAAGGGATATAGCCCGTGGGATGGAACTCAGTTATGGGGTAGAAATAGAGATAGATCTGGCCGAAGGATATCCCCCTGTCATAAATGACAGGGAATATTATGATGTTCTGGAAGACGTTGTCAGAGGGGAAGAAAAGCTGAAATTTCAAGAGATAGATCCGGAGATGCTGGCAGAGGATTTCGGATTTTATCAGGAGGTAAGCAGGGGACTTTTTTTCTTTGTGGGAACCAAAAATGAGGACCTTGGTTATGTAGAATCCCTGCATAATTCCAAATTTAATTTTGACGAGAAAGTATTGGAAAACGGGCTCAGGGTATACAGGGGTATCTGTAAGAAATTAGGGATCTTGGATTAA
- a CDS encoding iron-containing alcohol dehydrogenase, with amino-acid sequence MQRFTIPRDLYFGEESLSHLNTIKGTKAFIVIGSERLIKDGTVPRAAQYLKTAGIESELFIGVENDPSVATVMKGVEAMNKFQPDVIIGIGGGSPIDAAKAMWIFYEHPAFTFEEAAKPFNLPELRNKAKFIAVPTTSGTATEVTSFSVITDNETNIKYPIADYNITPDVAIVDTNLVQTMPKELVANTGMDALTHALEAYVSKARNPFTDALAMKSIQMISDTLINSYNGEDCARKDMHIAQNLAGMAFSNAILGIVHSMAHKTGKVLNIAHGLANAIYLSYAIEFNSKDKVGKTQYAHAAKTIGLAGNNETELVESLVNLVKELREQMNMPHSLKEFGVEEEFFLANLDEIARTSVADPCTGTNPRDISVEEMKDLFKAVYYGEKVNF; translated from the coding sequence ATGCAAAGATTTACAATACCAAGAGATTTATATTTCGGAGAAGAATCACTCTCACATTTAAACACAATTAAAGGAACTAAGGCTTTTATCGTTATAGGATCAGAGAGATTAATTAAAGATGGAACGGTACCCAGAGCTGCCCAATATTTAAAAACAGCCGGGATAGAGAGTGAATTATTCATAGGAGTAGAAAATGACCCTTCGGTAGCTACTGTTATGAAAGGTGTAGAAGCAATGAATAAATTCCAGCCAGATGTAATAATAGGAATAGGTGGAGGATCACCCATAGATGCTGCCAAAGCTATGTGGATCTTCTATGAACACCCGGCATTCACATTTGAAGAAGCTGCAAAACCATTTAACTTACCGGAACTGAGAAATAAGGCTAAATTCATAGCAGTTCCTACAACAAGTGGTACAGCTACAGAAGTAACATCATTTTCTGTAATCACAGACAATGAGACTAATATCAAATATCCAATTGCAGACTACAACATCACTCCGGATGTAGCCATTGTAGATACGAACTTAGTACAGACAATGCCTAAGGAATTAGTTGCCAATACAGGAATGGATGCATTGACTCATGCACTGGAAGCCTATGTTTCAAAGGCAAGAAATCCATTTACAGATGCACTGGCAATGAAATCTATCCAGATGATCTCAGATACTTTAATAAACTCTTATAACGGCGAAGATTGTGCAAGAAAAGATATGCATATTGCACAAAACTTAGCAGGAATGGCATTCTCAAATGCAATCCTTGGAATAGTTCATTCAATGGCTCATAAGACAGGAAAAGTTTTAAATATTGCCCATGGATTAGCCAATGCAATCTACCTTTCATATGCAATTGAGTTCAATTCAAAAGATAAGGTTGGAAAAACACAATATGCCCATGCAGCCAAAACAATAGGACTGGCCGGGAATAACGAAACTGAGTTAGTGGAATCATTGGTAAACTTAGTTAAAGAATTGAGGGAACAAATGAATATGCCCCATTCATTGAAAGAATTCGGGGTAGAAGAAGAGTTCTTCCTGGCAAACTTAGATGAGATTGCAAGAACATCGGTAGCGGATCCATGTACAGGTACAAACCCAAGAGATATCTCTGTAGAAGAGATGAAGGACTTATTCAAAGCTGTTTATTACGGTGAAAAAGTAAATTTCTAA
- a CDS encoding MBL fold metallo-hydrolase, translating into MVEEVYKNIWRIEVPLPKSPLKFLNAYVIVGGKKNLLIDTGFNRQECKAALSKGLEKIGVSMDRTDIFITHLHSDHSGLVSDFIKKGRKVYCSKKDALDINLLRDFNRWKNNFTGAEKLGFPEDLDEYFDRHPGFKFNNTHDVEFSYVEDGEIIQIGEYSLQCVSTPGHTQGIMCLYEKNHRLLFSGDHILERITPNISVWSLENDALADYINSLRKIKKLNVDKVFPSHRNLFDYCHQRIDELIDHHHERLIEVKEILVRKSLQSPYEVASQMKWDIKFSNWDDLPHVQRWFATGEAMAHLVYLYNLRKVSLSDNKYYEFSNF; encoded by the coding sequence ATGGTAGAAGAAGTTTATAAAAATATTTGGCGGATAGAAGTACCGCTTCCTAAAAGTCCTTTAAAATTTTTAAATGCTTATGTTATTGTAGGGGGTAAAAAAAATCTTCTTATAGATACCGGATTTAATCGTCAGGAATGTAAGGCTGCTCTTTCCAAAGGTCTGGAGAAAATAGGGGTCTCCATGGATCGGACCGATATCTTTATCACTCATCTTCACAGCGACCATTCCGGCTTGGTATCGGATTTTATAAAAAAAGGAAGAAAGGTTTACTGCAGCAAAAAAGATGCCCTGGATATAAATCTTCTCCGGGATTTTAACAGATGGAAAAATAATTTTACGGGAGCTGAAAAGCTTGGATTTCCGGAAGACCTGGATGAATATTTTGACAGACATCCCGGGTTTAAGTTCAACAATACCCATGATGTAGAGTTTTCCTATGTGGAAGACGGAGAAATAATCCAGATAGGGGAATATTCTCTTCAGTGTGTATCTACTCCTGGGCACACCCAGGGAATAATGTGTCTCTATGAAAAAAATCATAGACTACTGTTTTCCGGAGATCATATTTTAGAGAGAATAACTCCCAATATATCGGTATGGTCCCTGGAAAATGATGCTCTGGCAGATTATATAAATAGTTTAAGAAAAATCAAAAAATTAAATGTAGACAAGGTTTTTCCTTCCCATAGAAACCTCTTTGATTATTGCCACCAAAGGATCGATGAATTAATCGATCATCACCATGAAAGGCTTATAGAGGTAAAAGAAATTCTAGTCAGAAAAAGTTTACAATCTCCATATGAGGTAGCTTCTCAAATGAAGTGGGATATTAAATTTTCAAACTGGGATGATCTTCCCCATGTTCAAAGGTGGTTTGCCACTGGAGAAGCTATGGCGCATTTAGTTTACCTCTATAATTTAAGAAAAGTTTCTCTTTCCGACAATAAATACTATGAATTTTCTAATTTTTAA
- a CDS encoding ABC-F family ATP-binding cassette domain-containing protein encodes MISTSGLGLMFPGKKLFDDVNIKFTPGNCYGLIGANGAGKSTFLKILAGQIDASEGEVILGHRERLSFLQQDHFAHADEVALNVVMMGHKELYAIRKEQEDLYAKPDATDEDYARAGDLTDRIEELDGWSAETNAEKLLTGLGVDPSIHYRVMNELTEPQRVKILLAQALFGEPDVLLLDEPTNGLDIHAINWLENFLLNFDATVIVVSHDRHFLNKVCTHIADIDYGKVKMFVGNYDFWYESSQVVLELMRNKNKKLEQKREELQTFIARFSANASKSNQATARKKMLDNLKFEDMQVSNRKYPFIEFKSERDAGNNMLKIENVTKTIDGVKVLDNISFTVNTGDKVVLLAKNDIVKTTLIKILAGEIEPDSGSITWGVTTSLGYMPRDNSEYFKADSGTDLIDWLRPYSPDPHESFIRGFLGRMLFAGEDSQKKPSVLSGGEKVRCMLSKTMMTGANVYLFDNPTDHLDLESITSLNKALIKFNGTIIFAAHDHEFIQTVSNRIIEITPNGIVDKLMEFDEYIKDEGVEARLAEMYN; translated from the coding sequence ATGATATCAACTAGTGGTTTAGGGCTTATGTTCCCTGGAAAAAAATTATTCGATGATGTAAACATCAAGTTTACACCTGGTAACTGTTACGGACTTATTGGAGCTAACGGTGCCGGAAAATCTACATTCTTAAAGATCCTGGCTGGTCAAATCGATGCTAGTGAGGGAGAGGTTATCTTAGGTCATAGAGAAAGATTATCTTTCCTACAACAAGACCATTTCGCTCATGCTGATGAAGTAGCTTTAAATGTAGTAATGATGGGACATAAAGAACTATATGCTATAAGAAAAGAACAAGAGGACCTTTATGCAAAACCTGATGCTACAGATGAAGACTATGCGAGAGCTGGAGATTTAACTGATAGAATAGAGGAATTAGACGGTTGGTCTGCTGAAACTAATGCTGAAAAATTACTTACAGGATTAGGAGTAGATCCTTCAATTCACTATAGAGTGATGAATGAACTTACAGAACCTCAAAGGGTTAAGATCCTTTTAGCACAGGCGTTATTTGGTGAACCAGATGTACTTCTATTAGACGAACCTACAAATGGTCTGGATATCCATGCTATCAACTGGTTGGAGAATTTCCTATTAAACTTTGACGCCACTGTTATCGTAGTATCACATGACAGACATTTCTTAAATAAGGTATGTACTCATATTGCTGATATCGACTACGGTAAAGTTAAGATGTTCGTAGGAAACTATGATTTCTGGTACGAATCAAGTCAGGTTGTATTAGAATTAATGAGAAATAAAAATAAAAAATTAGAGCAAAAAAGAGAAGAATTACAGACCTTCATCGCCAGGTTCAGTGCCAATGCTTCAAAGTCAAACCAGGCAACAGCAAGAAAAAAGATGCTGGACAACTTAAAGTTTGAAGATATGCAGGTTTCAAACAGAAAATATCCATTCATCGAATTCAAATCTGAAAGAGATGCCGGGAACAACATGTTAAAGATTGAAAATGTAACTAAAACTATCGACGGGGTAAAGGTATTAGACAATATCTCATTTACTGTCAACACCGGAGATAAGGTAGTACTCTTAGCTAAAAACGATATCGTTAAAACAACACTTATCAAGATCCTGGCTGGAGAGATAGAACCTGATTCAGGTAGCATCACTTGGGGAGTAACAACTTCTCTAGGTTATATGCCTAGAGATAACTCGGAATACTTTAAAGCAGACAGTGGAACCGACCTTATCGACTGGTTAAGACCATACTCACCTGATCCCCATGAGAGTTTCATCAGAGGATTCTTAGGAAGAATGTTATTTGCCGGTGAAGATTCTCAGAAGAAACCTAGTGTTCTTTCTGGAGGGGAAAAAGTAAGATGTATGTTATCTAAAACAATGATGACAGGAGCTAACGTTTACTTATTCGACAACCCTACAGACCATTTAGATCTTGAATCTATCACTTCACTCAATAAAGCGTTGATCAAATTTAATGGAACTATCATATTTGCTGCTCATGACCATGAGTTCATCCAGACTGTATCCAATAGAATTATCGAGATAACTCCTAACGGAATCGTCGATAAGTTGATGGAATTTGATGAATATATCAAAGACGAAGGTGTAGAAGCCAGACTTGCAGAGATGTATAATTAA
- a CDS encoding YczE/YyaS/YitT family protein has product MKNEILRYLKLFLGFFVCSLGVVIIIKSNLGFSPWDVLHQGISKVGNITMGQASILIGIIVITLDVFLGEKIGSGTVLNILFFGTFLDLILYMNIVPLSKSFYMGIPMMFIGLFVFSVGCYLYISAGLGCGPRDALMVALTKKTNFSVRGVRNTIEICVLGMGYFLGGYAGMGTVITALFTGSIIQLVFKMFNFDVKSVIHRDIKNETVLLKKYIFK; this is encoded by the coding sequence ATGAAAAATGAAATACTCAGATACTTAAAATTATTTTTAGGTTTTTTTGTCTGCTCTTTGGGGGTAGTTATAATCATAAAATCCAACTTAGGATTTTCTCCCTGGGATGTACTCCACCAGGGGATCTCTAAAGTCGGAAATATTACCATGGGCCAGGCCAGTATCCTTATCGGAATTATTGTTATAACACTGGATGTTTTTCTGGGGGAAAAAATAGGCAGCGGAACGGTATTAAACATCTTATTTTTCGGTACCTTTCTGGATCTGATATTATATATGAATATAGTTCCCCTGAGTAAAAGTTTCTACATGGGAATCCCCATGATGTTCATCGGGTTGTTTGTATTCAGTGTGGGGTGTTACCTCTATATCTCCGCCGGTCTCGGCTGTGGTCCTAGAGATGCCCTGATGGTCGCTCTCACTAAAAAGACTAATTTTTCAGTGAGAGGCGTTAGAAATACCATCGAGATATGTGTCTTAGGGATGGGCTATTTTCTCGGCGGATATGCAGGGATGGGCACAGTTATTACAGCTCTTTTCACGGGAAGTATCATACAGTTGGTCTTTAAAATGTTTAATTTCGACGTGAAATCTGTAATTCACCGTGACATAAAAAATGAGACAGTCTTACTAAAAAAATACATCTTTAAGTAG
- a CDS encoding winged helix-turn-helix transcriptional regulator, whose translation MPEDRLNKISCSNYKCEIELTLEIISGKWKALILWNLGNYGTIRFNEFKRRIPGITQKMLTQQLRDLENNKLVSRKVYPQVPPMVEYSLTELGERLMPILEEMDKWGKDYMSLR comes from the coding sequence ATGCCGGAAGATAGACTAAATAAGATAAGTTGTAGTAATTATAAGTGTGAGATTGAGTTAACTCTTGAAATAATAAGCGGGAAATGGAAAGCACTTATTTTATGGAATTTGGGGAACTATGGAACCATAAGGTTCAATGAATTTAAAAGACGTATTCCAGGGATAACTCAAAAGATGCTGACTCAGCAGCTGAGAGATCTTGAAAATAATAAGCTGGTAAGCAGAAAGGTATACCCGCAAGTTCCTCCCATGGTGGAATACTCATTGACAGAGTTAGGAGAAAGACTTATGCCAATCTTAGAAGAGATGGATAAGTGGGGAAAAGACTATATGAGTTTAAGATAA